The genomic DNA GTGGAGACTGCGAAGGGCAAAGTAGAGATGTGCGTCAACGGCGGCATCATTCAGAAGGGCTTCGTCCCAAATGCCGATGTCAACATGTCCATGCCTGACGATTATGCTTACACAATATGAAGAAGATGATCCCGCTGCAGGTGTACAAGCCCAGCCAGCCCACCGTTGCCCTGACTAAGAAGATCGCCGAGATCACCGATTTCAAGGTTTGAGCGGCTTAGGCTGCAAGAAAGAAGGGGGTTCGGAAATGCCGAAGCTAGACAAACTGATGTCGCCCTGGAAGATTGGCGGTCTGGAGATCAAAAACCGGATAGTCATGGCGCCAATGACCCCTGTCTGGGCTAACCCGGACGAGACCCCCTCCGACCGCCAGATAGCCTATTGGGTCGAGCGTGCCAAAGGCGGGGTTGGCCTGATCACCACCGAGGTCAATTCGATAGACCCGCTGCACAGGTATCAGCCACTTTCTTCCGGCCTGCACAGCGACTTCCAGATCGAGGTGCACAAGCGCCTTACGGACGCGGTCCACAGGCACGGCGTCAGGATCTTTCCGCAGATCAGCCACCCCGGCCCCGAGTCCCTGGCCCCGTTCTTTGAGAACATGCCGGCCATCGGACCTTCCGTGAACCGCTCCGAGTCCACCGGGCAGGTCTGCCGCGAGCTGACGGACGAAGAGCTGCCTGACCTGATTGAGATGTACGGCGAGGCCGCCCGCAGGGCCCGCGATGCCGGCTACGATGGTGTAGAGCTTCACATGGCCCATAACTATATGCTGCTTGGATCGTTTCTCTCCCCGCTGCGCAACCGGCGCGAGGACGGCCAGTACGTAGGCCACACCGTCGAGGGCCGTGTCAAACTGGCAGTCGAGGTCATCAAGAAGATAAAGGAGAGAGTTGGCAACGACTTCCCGCTCACGGTGCGCATATCCGGTGACGAATGCGTGGGTGGCAGCAATGGCCGCGACATCACCGACACCCAGCGCATCGCCCCCATCCTGGAAGCGGCGGGCGTTGACTGCTTCCACGTCTCCGGCGGTGTCATCACATCGCTGGTCGACCAGATCATCGCCGGTGCCAACTACGAGTATGGCTTCAACGTACCGGCGGCGCATGCCATCAAAGAGGTGGTGAAGGTTCCTGTCATGCCGGTGGGCTGCATCCACGATCCGGCGCTGGCAGAGGGGTTCCTGCAAAGGGACTGGTGCGATGCCATCGTCATGGGCCGCCCCCTCCTCGCCGATCCCGAGTTGCCCAGGAAGGGCATGGAGGACAGGCTGGAGGATGTCCGCCGGTGTGTGCGGTGCCTGACATGCGTGGACTCTCTGATGAATCTCGAAGACGTCCACTGTGCCGTCAACGGCCGCATGGGGAAGGAGGAAGTGTATCCCCTCGAAGGCAAGGCCGTTACCCCGAAGAGGGTCATGATTGCCGGTGCTGGCCCTGGCGGCATGGAGGCAGCCCGGGTGGCAGTCCTGCGTGGTCACGATGTCACGCTGTATGACAAGCACCACCGCCTGGGAGGTGCCCTGGTGACCGCCTGCACCGTGCATCCGGACAATGAGACCTTTCTGGAGTACCTCATGACGCAGATGAGGAAGCTGCCGGTCAAAGTGAAGCTGGGCGTTGGGGTTACCCCCGAACTGGTCAAGCAGGAAAAGCCCGATGTGTTTATCGATGCTACTGGTGGCAAGGTGGTTGCGCCGAAGATCGAGGGCGACCACCTACCCAACGTAATCACTGGAGCCATGCTGCACAAGTTCGCCGCCGCCCGAGGGTGCCGACAAGGTCCCGTGGCCCATGAAACTGGGAATCAGGCTTGGCGGCGGCCTTATGCAGAGGCTGATCACGCCGCAGCGCATCCGGAAGGTCACCAGATTCTGGACTCCAATGGTTGGCAAGAAGGTGGTGCTGGTGGGCGCTGACCTCGCCGCGATAGAGTCGGCGGAGTTCCTGGCCCAGCGCGGCCGCGAGGTGGCGGTGATCGATGCTTACGAAGAACTGGCCCCCGAGATAGGCGTGAAACGCCGTGCTGAGCACATCGAGCGTATGCGCAATCTTGGTATCACCATGCACACTGAGTGTGACGTGACAAAGATAACCGCTGAAGGCGTCTGGTTCAAGCCGCGGCATGGTGACAAGGAACACATGATCAAGGCCGACACGGTCATCCTGGCCGGTGTGATCGAGCCCAAGGCCGAGCTCTACAATGCCTGCAAGGAGCTGGCGGCTGAGGTGTACACTGTGGGCGACGTTTCAGGGCTGGGACTGATCGACAAAGCCATTCGAGAGGCCAACGCCGTAGTCTATGGCTTGGGTTGACGTAATATATGGTGTGGCCCTGTGACTCGGCTGAGGACTTCGGGAGCAGCGCTATCTCAAGTCGTCGATAAACTTGCTATTAGCTGGCCAGAAACGAAGTTGGTGAGCCGCGGGGGATTCAAACCCCCGACACCCTGATTAGAAGATACAGGCGTATTGACTTGATTGGATCCCCTGAGCTAACATTCACGGAGCTACTGCAATAGCATCAGACGGAATGTTCGATCATGATAGAGACAACAACAGATATCAGAAGGAGACTGACGAATGGCTTGCTCGTTTCTTGAATTGGCCTCTGAGGTATTGAGGAGAGCCAAGCAACCATTGACATATCAGGAAATATGGGACATGGCCAAGAAATCAGGCCTTTCTGCGCAAGTCAACACATCTGGAAAAACACCTTGGCAGACACTGGGTGCTCAACTCTACTTAGACGTTAGAGACAAATCAGAGTCGAAATTCATCAAAGTTGGCAAAAGGCCAGCCAGATTTTTCCTCAAAGATCGACAATCAGAAGTTTCCGCCGATCTGGTGTCTCAGATCGAAATAGAAGAAGAGAAGAAGGAGAAAAGCGCCCCCAAGTACAGGGAGCGAGACCTGCATCCCATATTAGCCTATTTTGCGTACTCAAACCAATCGTTCAACCGTGGTCGCTCAATATTCACAAAGACTATCCTGCATGAGAAGTCTCTCAAGCAAGGATACAACGAGTGGGTTCACCCGGACATGGTTGGTTTCTACCTTCCCATCGAGGATTGGCGGCCAGAGGTCATCGA from Chloroflexota bacterium includes the following:
- a CDS encoding NAD(P)-binding protein; amino-acid sequence: MPKLDKLMSPWKIGGLEIKNRIVMAPMTPVWANPDETPSDRQIAYWVERAKGGVGLITTEVNSIDPLHRYQPLSSGLHSDFQIEVHKRLTDAVHRHGVRIFPQISHPGPESLAPFFENMPAIGPSVNRSESTGQVCRELTDEELPDLIEMYGEAARRARDAGYDGVELHMAHNYMLLGSFLSPLRNRREDGQYVGHTVEGRVKLAVEVIKKIKERVGNDFPLTVRISGDECVGGSNGRDITDTQRIAPILEAAGVDCFHVSGGVITSLVDQIIAGANYEYGFNVPAAHAIKEVVKVPVMPVGCIHDPALAEGFLQRDWCDAIVMGRPLLADPELPRKGMEDRLEDVRRCVRCLTCVDSLMNLEDVHCAVNGRMGKEEVYPLEGKAVTPKRVMIAGAGPGGMEAARVAVLRGHDVTLYDKHHRLGGALVTACTVHPDNETFLEYLMTQMRKLPVKVKLGVGVTPELVKQEKPDVFIDATGGKVVAPKIEGDHLPNVITGAMLHKFAAARGCRQGPVAHETGNQAWRRPYAEADHAAAHPEGHQILDSNGWQEGGAGGR
- a CDS encoding FAD-dependent oxidoreductase, translating into MVGKKVVLVGADLAAIESAEFLAQRGREVAVIDAYEELAPEIGVKRRAEHIERMRNLGITMHTECDVTKITAEGVWFKPRHGDKEHMIKADTVILAGVIEPKAELYNACKELAAEVYTVGDVSGLGLIDKAIREANAVVYGLG
- a CDS encoding HTH domain-containing protein, which codes for MACSFLELASEVLRRAKQPLTYQEIWDMAKKSGLSAQVNTSGKTPWQTLGAQLYLDVRDKSESKFIKVGKRPARFFLKDRQSEVSADLVSQIEIEEEKKEKSAPKYRERDLHPILAYFAYSNQSFNRGRSIFTKTILHEKSLKQGYNEWVHPDMVGFYLPIEDWRPEVIEFNRLLDNNSIRLYSFEVKKSLNKMNYRESYFQAVSNSSWAHEGYLVASEILQDDDFLAELERLAASFGIGIVHLDLADIDSSRVLYPARIRSALDWETINKLCDQNPDFRKFVEDVKIDFESKRIHPADYDGVVKDPAQYIKEKLKIEPPDPADD